A region of Pseudarthrobacter sp. NIBRBAC000502770 DNA encodes the following proteins:
- a CDS encoding phage portal protein, which translates to MFLSDGAVVPNQVDTIGDRTPMFADASYYSSGSMQLSGMWAAYGALYKSQMWVGTLVRKLAMATARMPFDIKRAGVGNEQTPEAGPLTDLMLRPNPRMSGFKLWQWTSSTRDIYGEAFWLKLRDDRGNVRELHPMHPTNVVVRRMPDGSLGYIYSAGVRDVSMLPPIPESDVVAFTTYNPDTLNRGLSNLESLRMTLLNEDASRRATASFWDKGARPSVVLSTDATLSQGAIDRLKAQFNAAHGGADNMGGTAVFEEGIKPTIIQLNMEEMQYIESRKLNREEVCAAYDVPPPAVHILDHATFSNVTEQLRSLYRDTMAPRFVDFESVINHQLVPDFYAPGEVFTRFNMDEVLRGDFEVRAESVNKLIQVGVLKPAEGRPMFNLAPAGPEADKLYGNAALVPLGSNAASPQQVATDGTVMPMPLPLPAPEAGKAVTVRAVMGKLARVKGNKSKIRESLIEQHATELRKFFARQGAAVKAARASKSVDGFDPEEWDDELAAILEPLAVATSTAIGSHVAEVLGGKYNPDQLAEWLGSDAAKSAKNINATTAKQLQDLLDRQSGDDTEDPDIDGFFDGTMAARADQISLSRVGAIAGLASIVGAEQADARTKTWVVTAANPRPSHAVMDGETVGLNEPFSNGMNGPGDFSGGADEVAGCSCDLQFSKEG; encoded by the coding sequence GTGTTCCTTTCCGATGGAGCCGTAGTCCCCAACCAGGTTGACACGATCGGCGACCGCACCCCGATGTTCGCGGACGCCTCCTACTACAGCTCAGGGTCCATGCAGCTCTCCGGCATGTGGGCGGCTTACGGGGCCCTGTACAAGTCCCAGATGTGGGTCGGCACGCTGGTCCGGAAGCTGGCCATGGCAACCGCCCGGATGCCGTTCGACATCAAGCGCGCAGGCGTTGGGAACGAGCAGACCCCTGAGGCCGGCCCGCTGACGGATCTCATGCTGCGGCCCAACCCACGGATGAGCGGATTCAAGCTGTGGCAGTGGACGTCCTCGACCAGGGATATCTACGGCGAGGCGTTCTGGCTGAAGCTCCGCGACGACAGGGGCAACGTCCGTGAGCTGCACCCGATGCACCCCACGAACGTGGTGGTCAGAAGGATGCCTGACGGGTCGCTGGGTTACATCTACTCCGCCGGCGTCCGTGACGTGTCCATGCTCCCGCCCATTCCGGAGTCCGACGTCGTGGCCTTCACTACCTACAACCCGGACACCCTGAACCGCGGCCTTTCCAACCTGGAAAGCCTGCGGATGACGCTGCTGAATGAGGACGCCTCACGGCGCGCCACGGCCAGCTTCTGGGACAAGGGCGCACGCCCCTCGGTGGTGCTGTCCACTGACGCGACCCTGAGCCAGGGAGCCATTGACCGGCTGAAGGCCCAGTTCAACGCGGCGCACGGCGGGGCGGACAACATGGGCGGCACGGCGGTCTTTGAGGAAGGCATCAAGCCGACCATCATCCAGCTGAACATGGAGGAAATGCAGTACATCGAGTCCCGGAAGCTCAACCGGGAAGAGGTGTGCGCCGCCTACGATGTCCCGCCACCCGCCGTGCACATCCTGGACCACGCCACGTTCTCCAACGTCACCGAGCAGCTCCGCTCCTTGTACAGGGACACGATGGCTCCCCGGTTCGTGGACTTCGAATCGGTCATCAACCACCAGCTGGTGCCGGACTTCTACGCACCGGGCGAGGTCTTCACCCGGTTCAACATGGATGAGGTCCTTCGTGGGGACTTCGAGGTTCGCGCTGAGTCCGTGAACAAGCTGATCCAGGTGGGCGTCCTGAAGCCTGCCGAGGGCCGGCCGATGTTCAATCTCGCCCCAGCCGGCCCGGAGGCGGACAAGCTCTACGGCAACGCGGCGCTGGTCCCTCTGGGCTCCAACGCTGCCTCTCCGCAGCAGGTGGCGACGGACGGGACGGTCATGCCGATGCCCCTGCCGCTGCCGGCCCCGGAGGCTGGGAAGGCGGTCACGGTTCGTGCCGTGATGGGAAAACTCGCGCGGGTCAAGGGCAATAAGTCCAAGATCCGGGAAAGCCTCATCGAGCAACACGCCACAGAACTGCGGAAGTTCTTCGCCAGGCAGGGGGCCGCGGTGAAAGCCGCGCGTGCGTCCAAGTCAGTGGATGGGTTCGACCCCGAAGAGTGGGACGACGAGCTGGCGGCGATCCTTGAACCGCTCGCCGTGGCGACATCAACGGCGATCGGCTCCCACGTGGCCGAGGTGCTGGGCGGTAAGTACAACCCGGACCAGCTGGCGGAGTGGCTGGGCAGCGATGCCGCGAAGTCGGCGAAGAACATCAACGCGACGACGGCCAAGCAGCTGCAGGACCTCCTTGACCGGCAATCCGGCGACGACACAGAGGACCCGGACATAGACGGATTCTTCGACGGCACCATGGCCGCCCGCGCCGATCAGATCAGCCTGTCAAGGGTCGGCGCGATTGCAGGACTTGCGTCCATCGTCGGGGCCGAGCAGGCCGATGCCCGCACGAAGACATGGGTGGTTACCGCGGCCAACCCCCGCCCCTCGCACGCAGTGATGGACGGGGAAACCGTGGGCTTGAACGAGCCCTTCAGTAACGGGATGAACGGACCCGGCGACTTCAGCGGCGGCGCCGATGAGGTGGCCGGCTGCTCCTGCGACCTCCAATTCAGCAAGGAAGGCTAG